A stretch of Pseudomonas sp. LS.1a DNA encodes these proteins:
- a CDS encoding acyltransferase, translating to MRRLLTGILTTTLLLLNTLVLICPLLVFALLKLVLPGRGRDYASWAVMWVAETWSEIDKAIFALCIPTQWDIRGVENLRKDTSYLAVSNHQTWVDIPALIESLNRRTPFFKFFLKKELIWVPLLGLAWWGLDYPFMKRYSKAFLEKHPELKGKDLEITKAACELFKRQPVTVVNYLEGTRFTEAKRQQQQSPYRYLLKPKAGGVAFVLAALGEQLDALLDVTIVYPGNKAPGFWDLLNGTINRVIIDIRVRELDPVLWSGDYENDPEFRQTVQAWVNQLWVEKDQRIEQLRVEMG from the coding sequence ATGCGTCGCCTGCTGACCGGCATCCTCACAACTACCCTGCTGCTGCTCAACACCTTGGTGTTGATCTGCCCGCTGCTGGTCTTCGCCCTGCTCAAACTGGTGCTGCCGGGGCGTGGGCGTGACTATGCCTCGTGGGCGGTGATGTGGGTGGCCGAGACCTGGTCGGAGATCGACAAAGCCATCTTTGCCTTGTGCATCCCTACCCAGTGGGATATCCGCGGCGTCGAGAACCTGCGCAAGGACACTTCGTACCTGGCCGTCAGCAACCACCAGACCTGGGTCGATATTCCGGCACTCATCGAGAGCCTCAACCGCCGTACACCGTTCTTCAAGTTCTTCCTGAAGAAGGAGCTGATCTGGGTGCCGCTGCTGGGCCTGGCCTGGTGGGGGCTGGATTACCCGTTCATGAAGCGCTACAGCAAGGCCTTCCTGGAGAAGCACCCGGAGCTGAAGGGCAAGGACCTGGAAATCACCAAGGCGGCTTGTGAACTGTTCAAGCGTCAGCCGGTGACTGTGGTGAACTACCTGGAAGGCACGCGGTTTACCGAAGCCAAGCGTCAGCAGCAGCAGTCGCCGTATCGCTACCTGCTCAAGCCCAAGGCTGGTGGCGTGGCGTTCGTGCTGGCGGCTTTGGGGGAGCAGCTGGATGCCTTGCTGGACGTCACCATCGTGTACCCCGGCAACAAGGCACCGGGGTTCTGGGACTTGCTCAATGGCACCATCAACCGGGTGATTATCGACATTCGCGTACGGGAGCTTGACCCGGTGCTGTGGTCGGGGGATTACGAGAATGATCCCGAGTTCCGCCAGACCGTGCAGGCCTGGGTGAACCAGTTGTGGGTGGAGAAGGACCAGCGGATCGAGCAGCTGCGGGTGGAGATGGGCTGA
- the aceF gene encoding dihydrolipoyllysine-residue acetyltransferase, whose translation MSELIRVPDIGSGEGEIIELFVKVGDRIEADQSLLTLESDKASMEIPAPKAGVIKELKVKLGDRLKEGDELLVLEAEGAAAAAPEAPAAAPAPAAAPAPAAEAAPAPAAAPAAASVQDIHVPDIGSSGKAKIIEVLVKVGDTVEADQSLITLESDKASMEIPSPAAGVVEEVLCKLEDEVGTGDLIFKLKVAGAAPAAAPAPAAAAAPAKAEAAPAAAPAAAAPAAAPAPVASAPAAGSNAKVHAGPAVRQLAREFGVDLGAVAATGPHGRILKEDVQVYVKAMMQKAKEAPAAAGATGGAGIPPIPAVDFSKFGEVEEVALTRLMQVGAANLHRSWLNVPHVTQFDSADITELEAFRVAQKAVAEKAGVKLTVLPLLLKACAFLLKELPDFNSSLAPSGKAIIRKKYVHIGFAVDTPDGLLVPVIKNVDQKSLLQLAAEAAALAEKARTKKLSADEMQGACFTISSLGHIGGTGFTPIVNAPEVAILGVSKATMQPVWDGKAFQPKLMLPLSLSYDHRVINGAAAARFTKRLGDVLGDIRTMLL comes from the coding sequence GTGAGCGAACTCATTCGCGTACCTGACATCGGCAGCGGTGAAGGTGAAATCATCGAGCTGTTCGTCAAGGTCGGTGATCGTATCGAGGCTGACCAGAGCCTGCTGACCCTGGAGTCCGACAAGGCCTCCATGGAGATCCCGGCCCCGAAAGCCGGCGTCATCAAGGAACTGAAGGTCAAGCTGGGCGACCGCCTGAAAGAAGGCGACGAGCTGCTGGTTCTGGAAGCCGAGGGCGCCGCTGCTGCGGCCCCTGAGGCCCCGGCTGCCGCTCCGGCTCCAGCTGCTGCACCAGCGCCTGCCGCCGAAGCTGCCCCTGCGCCGGCAGCAGCGCCGGCTGCCGCCAGCGTGCAGGACATCCACGTACCGGACATCGGTTCGTCGGGCAAGGCCAAGATCATCGAAGTGCTGGTCAAGGTCGGCGACACCGTCGAAGCCGACCAGTCGCTGATTACCCTGGAGTCCGACAAGGCCTCCATGGAAATCCCGTCGCCGGCTGCCGGCGTGGTCGAAGAAGTCCTGTGCAAGCTGGAAGACGAAGTCGGCACTGGCGACCTGATCTTCAAGCTGAAAGTTGCAGGCGCTGCGCCGGCTGCCGCTCCGGCACCTGCCGCTGCTGCTGCCCCGGCCAAGGCTGAGGCTGCTCCGGCCGCCGCACCTGCCGCTGCAGCCCCGGCTGCTGCTCCTGCACCGGTTGCCAGCGCACCGGCTGCCGGCAGCAATGCCAAGGTTCACGCCGGCCCGGCGGTTCGTCAGCTGGCTCGTGAATTCGGTGTCGACCTGGGCGCGGTTGCCGCGACCGGTCCGCACGGCCGCATCCTCAAAGAAGACGTGCAGGTCTACGTCAAGGCGATGATGCAGAAGGCCAAGGAAGCTCCGGCAGCCGCCGGTGCAACCGGTGGCGCCGGCATCCCGCCGATCCCTGCCGTGGACTTCAGCAAGTTCGGCGAAGTGGAAGAAGTGGCCCTGACCCGCCTGATGCAGGTCGGTGCTGCCAACCTGCACCGCAGCTGGCTGAACGTGCCGCACGTCACCCAGTTCGACTCCGCCGACATCACCGAGCTGGAAGCCTTCCGCGTTGCGCAGAAGGCCGTGGCCGAGAAGGCTGGCGTCAAGCTGACCGTGCTGCCACTGCTGCTCAAGGCCTGCGCCTTCCTGCTCAAGGAACTGCCGGACTTCAACAGCTCGCTGGCGCCAAGCGGCAAGGCCATCATCCGCAAGAAGTACGTGCACATCGGCTTCGCCGTGGACACTCCGGACGGCCTGCTGGTCCCTGTGATCAAGAACGTCGACCAGAAGAGCCTGCTGCAACTGGCTGCCGAAGCGGCTGCGCTGGCCGAAAAAGCCCGCACCAAGAAGCTGTCGGCCGACGAGATGCAAGGCGCCTGCTTCACCATCTCCAGCCTCGGCCACATTGGCGGCACCGGCTTCACGCCGATCGTCAACGCGCCGGAAGTGGCTATCCTGGGCGTCTCCAAGGCGACCATGCAGCCGGTCTGGGATGGCAAGGCCTTCCAGCCGAAGCTGATGCTGCCGCTGTCGCTGTCCTACGATCACCGTGTGATCAACGGCGCTGCCGCCGCACGCTTCACCAAGCGCCTGGGCGACGTGCTGGGCGATATCCGCACCATGCTGCTGTAA
- a CDS encoding putative bifunctional diguanylate cyclase/phosphodiesterase, with product MKSQPDATSRVVAEVVTQLPVPSRLGMLRFERLNEATWSMLYLDPACERQFGLHASDLCALVDAPYASLMEPEARYRLHDEIQLQLAQRGYYRVRYTLHTPAASLRLLEAGEAYKQHNRHLLRGYLSVFDEQPEDTGEAGASDLESRNNRLQLALQLNQRAQQEQFEHLERVRGQQDLILRLARQRYSAGNSLREAAQLITRSACEIYKVDIASIWHLEDQRLEPITAWYREAQEYRQPEAIDASRFPDYLDALHASRAIDAHNAGHDPRTRALAQSLYPENKAMLDASIRVDGQVVGVLCLEQTGQTRAWQSDEIAFAGELADQFAQVITNHNRRTAASALHLFQRAVEQSANAFLLVNRDGVVEYVNPSFTAITQYSTEEVQGRHLGELPALENLSELLFDSPSSLAMGNSWQGEFKSRRKNLEPYWGQLSISKVYGDNRELTHYIGIYEDVTQTKLAQQRIERLAYTDNLTNLGNRPAFIRSLDERFARDGENSMCLLLVDIDNFKRINDSLGHQTGDKLLISLARRLRNSLHTGGILARFASNEFAVLLDDTTLEDGQGVAQQLLRTLDKPMFVDNQLINVTASVGLACAPLHGADPASLMKNAGLALHKAKANGKHQVQVFTEVLNAEASYKLFVENNLRRALTQNELEVFYQPKLCLRSGRLLGLEALLRWNHPERGMIRPDQFISVAEETGLIIPIGKWVVRQSCRMSQQLREAGMGNLHVAINLSPKQFSDPDLVASISTILKEEALPPHLLELELTEGLLLEATEDTHRQLDELKDLGLTLAMDDFGTGYSSLSYLKKFPIDILKIDRSFINEIPDNQDDMEITSAVVAMAHNLKLKVVAEGIETPEQLAFLRRHRCDVGQGYLFDRPIPGRELAERLKRYPRGPVA from the coding sequence ATGAAAAGCCAACCCGATGCCACCAGCCGTGTGGTGGCCGAGGTCGTCACGCAGTTACCCGTGCCCTCGCGGCTCGGCATGCTGCGTTTCGAAAGGCTCAACGAAGCCACCTGGTCCATGCTCTACCTCGACCCGGCCTGCGAGCGCCAGTTCGGCCTGCACGCCAGCGACCTGTGCGCCCTGGTAGACGCGCCCTATGCCAGCCTGATGGAGCCCGAGGCCCGCTACCGGCTGCACGACGAGATCCAGTTGCAACTGGCCCAGCGCGGCTACTACCGCGTGCGCTACACCCTGCACACGCCAGCTGCATCGCTACGCCTGCTGGAAGCTGGTGAAGCCTACAAGCAGCACAACCGCCACCTGTTACGCGGCTACCTGAGCGTGTTCGACGAGCAGCCCGAGGATACCGGCGAGGCCGGTGCCAGCGACCTGGAGTCGCGCAACAACCGCCTGCAACTGGCACTGCAACTGAACCAGCGCGCGCAGCAGGAACAATTCGAGCATCTGGAACGGGTACGCGGCCAGCAGGACCTGATCCTGCGCCTGGCCCGTCAGCGCTACAGCGCCGGTAACTCGCTGCGGGAAGCCGCCCAGCTGATTACCCGCAGCGCCTGCGAGATCTACAAGGTCGATATTGCCAGCATCTGGCACCTGGAAGACCAGCGCCTGGAGCCGATCACCGCCTGGTACCGGGAAGCGCAGGAGTACCGCCAGCCCGAAGCCATCGATGCCAGCCGCTTCCCCGACTACCTCGACGCGCTGCACGCCAGCCGCGCCATCGACGCTCACAATGCCGGCCACGACCCGCGCACCCGCGCTCTGGCACAAAGCCTGTACCCGGAAAACAAGGCGATGCTGGATGCCAGTATTCGCGTCGATGGTCAGGTAGTCGGCGTGCTGTGCCTGGAGCAGACCGGCCAGACACGGGCCTGGCAATCGGACGAAATCGCCTTTGCCGGCGAGCTGGCCGACCAGTTCGCCCAGGTCATCACCAACCACAACCGGCGCACCGCAGCCAGCGCCCTGCACCTGTTCCAGCGTGCCGTCGAGCAGAGCGCCAACGCCTTCCTGCTGGTCAACCGCGACGGCGTGGTGGAGTACGTCAACCCCAGCTTTACCGCCATCACCCAGTACAGCACCGAGGAAGTGCAAGGCCGCCACCTGGGCGAGCTGCCGGCGCTGGAAAACCTGAGCGAGCTGCTGTTCGACTCGCCGTCGAGCCTGGCCATGGGCAACAGCTGGCAGGGCGAGTTCAAGAGCCGGCGCAAGAACCTCGAGCCCTACTGGGGCCAGTTGTCGATTTCCAAGGTCTACGGCGACAACCGTGAGCTGACCCACTATATCGGCATCTACGAAGACGTCACCCAGACCAAGCTGGCCCAGCAGCGCATCGAGCGCCTGGCCTACACCGACAACCTGACCAACCTGGGCAACCGCCCGGCGTTCATCCGCAGCCTGGACGAGCGCTTTGCCCGCGATGGCGAAAACTCGATGTGCCTGCTGCTGGTGGACATCGACAACTTCAAGCGCATCAACGACAGCCTCGGCCACCAGACCGGCGACAAGCTGCTGATCAGCCTGGCCCGGCGCCTGCGCAACAGCTTGCACACCGGCGGTATCCTGGCGCGCTTTGCCAGTAACGAGTTCGCCGTGCTGCTCGACGACACCACCCTGGAAGATGGCCAGGGCGTCGCCCAGCAATTGCTGCGCACCCTCGACAAGCCGATGTTCGTCGATAACCAGCTGATCAACGTCACCGCCTCGGTGGGCCTGGCCTGCGCGCCACTGCACGGCGCCGACCCGGCCAGCCTGATGAAGAACGCCGGCCTCGCGCTGCACAAGGCCAAGGCCAACGGCAAGCACCAGGTGCAGGTGTTTACCGAAGTGCTCAATGCCGAAGCCAGCTACAAGCTGTTCGTCGAGAACAACCTGCGTCGTGCCCTGACCCAGAACGAGCTGGAGGTGTTCTACCAGCCCAAGCTGTGCCTGCGCAGTGGCCGCCTGCTGGGGCTGGAAGCCCTGCTGCGCTGGAACCACCCCGAGCGTGGCATGATCCGCCCGGACCAGTTCATCAGCGTGGCGGAAGAGACCGGCCTGATCATCCCCATCGGCAAATGGGTGGTACGCCAGTCGTGCCGCATGAGCCAGCAGCTGCGCGAGGCCGGCATGGGCAACCTGCATGTGGCCATCAACCTGTCGCCCAAGCAGTTCTCCGACCCGGACCTGGTGGCGTCGATCAGCACCATTCTCAAGGAAGAAGCCCTGCCCCCGCACCTGCTGGAGCTGGAACTGACTGAAGGCCTGCTGCTGGAGGCCACCGAAGATACCCACCGCCAGCTGGATGAGCTGAAGGACTTGGGCCTGACCCTGGCCATGGACGACTTCGGCACCGGTTATTCGTCGCTGAGCTACCTGAAGAAGTTTCCGATCGACATCCTCAAGATCGACCGCAGCTTCATCAATGAAATCCCGGACAACCAGGACGACATGGAAATCACCTCGGCGGTGGTGGCCATGGCCCACAACCTCAAGCTGAAAGTGGTGGCCGAGGGTATCGAGACGCCGGAGCAACTGGCGTTCCTGCGCCGGCACCGCTGTGACGTGGGCCAGGGCTACCTGTTCGACCGGCCGATCCCGGGGCGGGAGCTGGCCGAACGACTCAAGCGCTACCCGCGTGGTCCTGTGGCCTGA
- the aceE gene encoding pyruvate dehydrogenase (acetyl-transferring), homodimeric type: MQDLDPIETQEWLDALESVLDKEGEDRAHYLMTRMGELATRSGSQLPYAITTPYRNTIPVTHEARMPGDLFMERRIRSMVRWNALAMVMRTNLKDSDLGGHISSFASSATLYDIGFNYFFQAPTEEHGGDLIFFQGHASPGVYARAFMEGRISEDQMNNFRQEVDGNGLSSYPHPWLMPDFWQFPTVSMGLGPIQAIYQARFMKYLEARGFIPAGKQKVWCFMGDGECDEPESLGAIALAGREKLDNLIFVINCNLQRLDGPVRGNGKIIQELEGVFRGGGWNVNKVVWGRFWDPLFAKDTNGALQRRMDEVIDGEYQNYKAKDGAYVRENFFNTPELKAMVEDLSDEEIWKLNRGGHDPYKVYAAYHQAVNHKDQPTVILAKTIKGYGTGAGEAKNTAHNTKKVDVDSLRHFRDRFDIPVKDADLENLPFFKPEEGSAEAKYLAERRAALGGFVPQRRAKSFSVPTPPLETLKAILDGSGDREISTTMAFVRILAQLVKDKEIGQRIVPIIPDEARTFGMEGMFRQLGIYSSVGQLYEPVDKDQVMFYREDKKGQILEEGINEAGAMSSFIAAGTSYSCHNQPMLPFYIFYSMFGFQRIGDLAWAAGDSRTRGFLIGGTAGRTTLNGEGLQHEDGHSHMMAGTIPNCRTYDPTYGYELAVIIQDGMKKMTEEQQDIFYYITVMNESYQQPAMPAGVEEGIIKGMYLLEEDTREAAHHVQLMGSGTILREVREAAKILREEFNVGADVWSVTSFNELRRDGLAVERANRLKPGQKPQQTYVEQCLTGRKGPVIASTDYMKLFAEQIRQWVPSKEFKVLGTDGYGRSDSRKKLRHFFEVDRHFVVLAALEALADRGEIEPKVVADAIVKFGIDPDKRNPLDC, from the coding sequence ATGCAAGACCTCGATCCAATCGAAACCCAGGAATGGCTGGATGCCCTGGAGTCGGTCCTCGACAAAGAAGGCGAAGACCGCGCTCATTACCTGATGACCCGTATGGGCGAGCTGGCCACCCGTAGTGGCTCCCAGCTGCCGTATGCGATCACCACGCCATACCGCAACACCATCCCTGTCACCCACGAAGCACGCATGCCTGGCGACCTGTTCATGGAACGCCGCATTCGCTCGATGGTGCGTTGGAACGCCCTGGCCATGGTCATGCGTACCAACCTGAAAGACTCGGACCTGGGCGGACACATCTCCAGCTTCGCCTCCAGCGCCACCCTGTACGACATCGGCTTCAACTACTTCTTCCAGGCACCGACCGAAGAACACGGCGGCGACCTGATCTTCTTCCAGGGCCACGCCTCGCCAGGCGTCTACGCCCGTGCCTTCATGGAAGGCCGCATCAGCGAAGACCAGATGAACAACTTCCGTCAGGAAGTGGACGGCAACGGCCTGTCTTCGTACCCGCACCCATGGCTGATGCCTGACTTCTGGCAGTTCCCGACCGTATCGATGGGTCTGGGCCCGATCCAGGCCATCTACCAGGCACGCTTCATGAAGTACCTGGAAGCCCGCGGCTTCATCCCGGCCGGCAAGCAGAAGGTCTGGTGCTTCATGGGCGACGGCGAGTGCGACGAGCCGGAATCCCTGGGCGCAATCGCCCTGGCCGGCCGCGAGAAGCTGGACAACCTGATCTTCGTCATCAACTGCAACCTGCAGCGCCTCGACGGCCCGGTTCGCGGCAACGGCAAGATCATCCAGGAACTCGAAGGCGTGTTCCGTGGCGGTGGCTGGAACGTCAACAAGGTCGTCTGGGGCCGCTTCTGGGACCCACTGTTCGCCAAGGACACCAACGGTGCCCTGCAGCGCCGCATGGACGAAGTCATCGACGGCGAGTACCAGAACTACAAAGCCAAAGACGGCGCGTACGTTCGTGAGAACTTCTTCAACACCCCAGAGCTCAAGGCCATGGTCGAAGACCTGTCCGACGAAGAGATCTGGAAGCTCAACCGTGGCGGCCACGACCCGTACAAGGTCTACGCGGCGTACCACCAGGCGGTCAACCACAAGGACCAGCCTACCGTCATCCTGGCCAAGACCATCAAGGGTTACGGTACCGGTGCCGGCGAAGCCAAGAACACCGCACACAACACCAAGAAGGTCGACGTCGACAGCCTGCGTCACTTCCGTGATCGCTTCGACATCCCGGTCAAGGATGCCGACCTGGAGAACCTGCCGTTCTTCAAGCCGGAAGAAGGTTCTGCCGAAGCCAAGTACCTGGCCGAGCGCCGTGCTGCCCTGGGCGGTTTCGTGCCACAGCGCCGCGCCAAGAGCTTCAGCGTACCGACCCCGCCACTGGAAACGCTGAAAGCGATCCTGGACGGCTCGGGCGACCGCGAAATCTCCACCACCATGGCCTTCGTGCGTATTCTGGCGCAGCTGGTCAAGGACAAGGAAATCGGCCAGCGCATCGTCCCGATCATCCCGGACGAAGCCCGTACCTTCGGTATGGAAGGCATGTTCCGCCAGCTGGGCATCTACTCGTCGGTCGGCCAGCTCTACGAGCCAGTCGATAAAGACCAGGTGATGTTCTACCGCGAAGACAAGAAGGGCCAGATCCTCGAGGAAGGCATCAACGAAGCCGGCGCCATGTCGTCGTTCATCGCTGCTGGTACCTCGTACAGCTGCCACAACCAGCCGATGCTGCCGTTCTACATCTTCTACTCGATGTTCGGCTTCCAGCGCATTGGCGACCTGGCCTGGGCCGCTGGCGACAGCCGCACCCGTGGCTTCCTGATCGGCGGTACCGCCGGCCGTACCACCCTCAACGGTGAAGGCCTGCAGCACGAAGACGGTCACAGCCACATGATGGCGGGCACCATCCCGAACTGCCGCACCTACGATCCGACCTACGGCTACGAGCTGGCGGTGATCATCCAGGACGGCATGAAGAAGATGACCGAAGAGCAGCAGGACATCTTCTACTACATCACCGTGATGAACGAATCCTACCAGCAGCCAGCCATGCCGGCCGGTGTCGAGGAAGGCATCATCAAGGGCATGTACCTGCTGGAAGAAGACACCCGCGAAGCCGCGCACCACGTGCAGCTGATGGGCTCCGGCACCATCCTGCGCGAAGTCCGCGAAGCGGCGAAGATCCTGCGTGAAGAGTTCAACGTCGGTGCCGACGTGTGGAGCGTCACCAGCTTCAACGAACTGCGTCGCGACGGCCTGGCCGTGGAACGCGCCAACCGCCTGAAGCCTGGCCAGAAGCCACAGCAGACCTACGTCGAGCAGTGCCTGACCGGTCGCAAGGGCCCGGTCATCGCCTCCACCGACTACATGAAGCTGTTCGCCGAGCAGATTCGCCAGTGGGTGCCGAGCAAAGAATTCAAGGTCCTGGGTACCGACGGTTACGGTCGCAGCGACAGCCGCAAGAAGCTGCGTCACTTCTTCGAAGTCGACCGTCACTTCGTGGTGCTGGCTGCCCTGGAAGCCCTGGCTGACCGTGGCGAGATCGAACCCAAGGTTGTTGCAGACGCTATCGTCAAGTTCGGTATCGACCCGGACAAGCGCAACCCACTGGACTGCTGA
- a CDS encoding glutathione S-transferase, with the protein MSTMTLFHSPFSPFVRKVMVVLHETGQLERVQLQPVNISPISGDPQLNLDNPIGKIPALRLADGTILHDSRVICEYLDLQHVGLPLLPREGSARWRRMTLVSQADAIMDAAVLSRYESFLRPEEKRWDGWLQAQGDKIRRSLANLEQEHLPELMSGFDLAAIGVACALGYLDLRQPEFGWRERQPGLAAWYAEVVKRPSMVATSPVA; encoded by the coding sequence ATGAGCACGATGACCCTGTTCCACTCGCCATTTTCACCATTCGTGCGCAAGGTGATGGTGGTGTTGCACGAGACCGGCCAGCTTGAGCGTGTGCAGCTGCAGCCGGTGAACATCAGCCCGATCAGCGGCGACCCGCAACTGAACCTGGACAACCCGATCGGCAAGATCCCGGCCCTGCGCCTGGCAGACGGCACGATACTGCACGACAGCCGGGTGATCTGCGAATACCTCGACCTGCAGCACGTCGGCCTGCCGCTGCTGCCGCGCGAAGGCTCGGCGCGCTGGCGGCGCATGACGCTGGTGTCGCAGGCTGATGCGATCATGGATGCGGCGGTGTTGTCGCGCTATGAAAGCTTCTTGCGGCCCGAGGAGAAACGCTGGGATGGCTGGTTGCAGGCGCAGGGCGACAAGATTCGCCGTAGCCTGGCCAACCTGGAGCAGGAGCATTTGCCCGAGTTGATGTCCGGGTTCGACCTGGCGGCGATTGGCGTGGCCTGTGCACTGGGGTACCTGGATTTGCGTCAGCCGGAGTTCGGCTGGCGTGAGCGCCAGCCTGGGTTGGCGGCGTGGTATGCCGAGGTGGTCAAGCGGCCGTCGATGGTCGCTACCTCTCCAGTAGCCTGA
- the rloA2 gene encoding retropepsin-like aspartic peptidase RloA2, whose amino-acid sequence MKPLLALLSLLALPVMAAEPTIYGRYENIALPELGETLKAKMDTGAFTASLSAKDIELFTRDGDEWVRFRLATKDSDGKVYEHKVSRISKIKGRADEEEEGDAPEISKRPVVDLELCLGDLKRTVEVNLVDRSSFNYPLLVGSKALREFKAAVNPAKKFTAGKPDC is encoded by the coding sequence GTGAAACCTCTGCTTGCCCTGTTGTCGTTGCTGGCGCTGCCGGTCATGGCCGCCGAACCCACTATCTACGGCCGTTACGAGAACATAGCCCTGCCCGAACTGGGCGAAACCCTGAAAGCCAAGATGGACACCGGTGCCTTCACCGCGTCGCTGTCGGCCAAGGATATCGAGCTGTTCACCCGCGATGGCGACGAGTGGGTACGCTTCCGCCTGGCGACCAAGGACTCGGACGGCAAGGTTTACGAGCACAAGGTCTCGCGCATCAGCAAGATCAAGGGCCGTGCCGATGAAGAGGAGGAAGGCGATGCACCGGAAATCTCCAAACGCCCGGTGGTCGACCTGGAGCTGTGTCTGGGGGACTTGAAGCGCACCGTGGAGGTCAACCTGGTGGACCGCAGCAGCTTCAACTACCCGCTGCTGGTGGGCTCCAAAGCGCTGCGCGAGTTCAAGGCGGCGGTCAACCCGGCCAAGAAGTTTACCGCTGGCAAGCCTGACTGCTGA
- a CDS encoding APC family permease produces the protein MANPPSSTPAQLRRVLGLPALVFFGLVYMVPLTIFTTYGIVTELTGGRTAGAYIVTLVAMLFTATSYSFMVKRFPVAGSAYSYTNMAFGPNIGFLAGWSLLLDYLFLPMINYLLIGLFLNIAFPAIPAWSIALASIALVTVLNVVGIHSVAKTSNLIVGAQIIFIVVFVALSCQSLAGQPLDLLSPLLGDGSQPGFGALMAGAAVLCLSFLGFDAVSTLAEECRDARRDVPRAIILTTLFAGLLFTVLAYVSQLVLPGTTFANADAAANEVMFKAGGQFLANFFTAAYVAGSLGSALASQAAVSRILFTMGRDKVLPQRTFGYLSPRFGTPVFAILLVSAFSLLALVIDLATLASLISFGALVAFSTVNLAVVKTHLVDDASQRSLKGLVSYGLVPLVGLVLTLWLWTSLSALTLVIGLCWFALGLAYLAVLTAGFRRPVRLVDFTEAT, from the coding sequence ATGGCCAACCCACCCAGCTCCACCCCCGCCCAGCTCCGCCGTGTCCTCGGGCTGCCTGCCCTGGTGTTCTTCGGCCTGGTGTACATGGTCCCGCTGACCATCTTCACCACTTACGGCATCGTCACCGAACTCACCGGTGGCCGCACTGCCGGCGCCTATATCGTGACGCTGGTGGCCATGCTGTTCACCGCCACCTCCTACAGCTTCATGGTCAAGCGCTTCCCGGTCGCGGGCTCCGCGTACTCCTACACCAACATGGCCTTCGGCCCGAACATCGGCTTCCTGGCCGGTTGGTCGCTGCTGCTGGATTACCTGTTCCTGCCGATGATCAACTACCTGCTGATCGGCCTGTTCCTCAACATTGCCTTTCCGGCCATCCCCGCGTGGTCGATCGCGCTGGCCTCGATTGCCCTGGTCACGGTGCTCAACGTGGTCGGCATTCACTCGGTGGCCAAGACCAGCAACCTGATCGTTGGCGCGCAGATCATCTTCATCGTGGTGTTCGTCGCCCTGTCCTGCCAGTCTCTGGCTGGCCAGCCGCTCGACCTGCTGTCGCCGCTGCTGGGCGACGGTTCGCAGCCGGGCTTTGGCGCCCTGATGGCAGGGGCTGCAGTGCTGTGCCTGTCGTTCCTCGGCTTCGATGCTGTCTCGACCTTGGCTGAAGAATGCCGTGATGCCCGCCGCGATGTGCCACGCGCCATCATCCTCACCACCCTGTTCGCCGGCTTGCTGTTCACCGTGCTGGCCTACGTCAGCCAGCTGGTGCTGCCGGGCACCACCTTTGCCAATGCCGACGCGGCGGCCAACGAAGTGATGTTCAAGGCGGGCGGGCAGTTCCTGGCCAACTTCTTCACAGCTGCGTATGTCGCTGGCAGCCTGGGCTCGGCGCTGGCCTCGCAGGCGGCGGTGTCGCGTATTCTGTTTACCATGGGGCGCGACAAGGTGCTGCCGCAGCGCACTTTCGGCTACCTGTCACCGCGTTTTGGCACGCCGGTGTTCGCCATTTTGCTGGTTTCGGCGTTCTCGTTACTGGCACTGGTAATCGACCTGGCGACCCTTGCCTCGCTGATCAGCTTTGGTGCGCTGGTCGCGTTTTCGACGGTGAACCTGGCGGTGGTGAAGACCCATCTGGTGGACGATGCCTCGCAGCGCAGCCTCAAAGGGCTGGTGAGCTATGGCCTGGTGCCGCTGGTGGGGTTGGTGCTGACACTGTGGCTGTGGACCAGCCTGTCGGCGCTGACCTTGGTCATTGGCCTGTGCTGGTTTGCGCTGGGCCTGGCGTACCTGGCTGTGCTGACCGCCGGCTTCCGTCGCCCAGTGCGGTTGGTGGACTTCACCGAAGCTACATGA